The Cryptosporangium minutisporangium region GTGGACACCGCGGCCGGCCGCTCGGACTCCTCGACCCGGCCCACGGTCAGGGCCATCAGGCCGGGGTACTGGAACGCGATCCCCGCACCGAGCGGCAGGATGCCGACGTAGATCCAGAGCGACGACGGCGCGGCCGCGATGATCACCAACCCGACGACGATGCAGATCGTCGCGATCGTGCCAGCCCGGATCGCCCCGATCCGGTCGGGCAGACCACCCGCGAGGATCCGGGCGGCGACCACCACCACCGAGTACGCGAGGAACATCCACGCCGGGTTGCTGCCGTTCAGTTCGTCGACGTAGAGCGGGATGTAGGCGTTGAACGCGACGACGCCGATGATCCCGAGCGCGAGCACCGCGCCCGGCCAGACCGCCGCCGAGTGGAAGCGCGGTGCGCGCTCACCGGGCGAGGTGTGGTTCGCGACCAGCAGCATCGGCAGCGTGCCCACCAGCGCGAGCGCGCCGGCCAGCAGGAACGTCGGGCCGAAACCGAACGCGTCGTAACACGGCTGGCCGATCACCGGCCCGAGGCCCAGGCCCAGGTATGGCGAGATCGAGAAGTAACCGGCGGCCGCCGCCCGCTGTTCGACCGGAGCGGTCGCCATGACCCGCGCGATGCACGCGACGAACAGCAGCGCCAGCGCGGCGCCGCCCACCAGCCGCAGTGCGAGGAGGACGGCGAACGAGTCGGCGAACGCGAACCCGGCCGTCGCGATCGCCCCGGCGACACCACCGAGCAGGACCAGCCGCTGGAATCCCCAGTCCTGGATCGCGGGCGCGGTGAACGGCCGGACGACGACCGCGGAGACCGCCGAGGCGCCGACGACGATCCCGATCGCGAGGTCACCGCCGCCCAGCGACTGGACGAAGTAGGGCAGCACCGGCAACGTGATGCCGAGCGCGAGGAACGC contains the following coding sequences:
- a CDS encoding MFS transporter, with translation MATLRDRPSARLITGEFAALLAAALGAFLALGITLPVLPYFVQSLGGGDLAIGIVVGASAVSAVVVRPFTAPAIQDWGFQRLVLLGGVAGAIATAGFAFADSFAVLLALRLVGGAALALLFVACIARVMATAPVEQRAAAAGYFSISPYLGLGLGPVIGQPCYDAFGFGPTFLLAGALALVGTLPMLLVANHTSPGERAPRFHSAAVWPGAVLALGIIGVVAFNAYIPLYVDELNGSNPAWMFLAYSVVVVAARILAGGLPDRIGAIRAGTIATICIVVGLVIIAAAPSSLWIYVGILPLGAGIAFQYPGLMALTVGRVEESERPAAVSTFTMFFDVATGIGGLVVGQAAAVGGYRTAFAAAAFCSVLGLVLLRTVVARGE